A section of the Phaseolus vulgaris cultivar G19833 chromosome 8, P. vulgaris v2.0, whole genome shotgun sequence genome encodes:
- the LOC137826814 gene encoding ethylene-responsive transcription factor ERF014-like, translating to MVKPENKIHTESSKPLRALSSSSSPPLSDSKKKYKGVRMRSWGSWVSEIRAPNQKTRIWLGSYSTAEAAARAYDAALLCLKGSSANLNFPSSSSHYIPQDTLMSPKSIQRVAAAAANNFLDNAIVATTPSSPPSPPLASTSSSSLVSSPSMSSSPSDQIDDDVSLLSPFGAYIPPPPTINCDQPNDSMAMMESWYGLEELQSPKYVEQMLSGAFFDIDSTQLLDDLYEESDIRLWSFC from the coding sequence ATGGTTAAGCCTGAGAACAAGATCCACACAGAATCATCAAAGCCATTGAGAGCACTATCTTCCTCATCATCACCACCATTAAGTGACAGCAAGAAGAAGTACAAGGGAGTGAGAATGAGAAGCTGGGGCTCATGGGTGTCAGAGATTAGAGCACCAAACCAAAAAACTAGAATATGGTTGGGATCTTATTCAACTGCTGAGGCAGCAGCAAGAGCCTATGATGCTGCACTACTTTGCCTTAAGGGCTCCTCAGCCAATCTCAACTTCCCTTCAAGCTCCTCACACTACATTCCTCAAGACACTCTCATGTCCCCAAAATCAATCCAAAGAGTGGCTGCAGCTGCTGCCAACAATTTTTTGGACAATGCTATTGTTGCTACCACcccatcttctccaccttctCCTCCTCTTGCTTCAACCTCTTCCTCTTCATTGGTCTCTTCCCCTTCAATGTCATCATCTCCCTCAGACCAAATTGATGATGATGTCTCACTTCTGTCACCATTTGGGGCCTACATTCCTCCTCCCCCTACTATTAACTGTGATCAACCAAATGATTCAATGGCTATGATGGAATCTTGGTATGGCTTGGAGGAGTTACAATCCCCAAAATATGTTGAGCAAATGCTAAGTGGGGCATTCTTTGACATTGATTCAACACAGTTGCTTGATGATCTGTATGAAGAAAGTGATATCCGTTTGTGGAGCTTCTGCTGA